A stretch of the Notolabrus celidotus isolate fNotCel1 chromosome 3, fNotCel1.pri, whole genome shotgun sequence genome encodes the following:
- the si:ch211-260e23.9 gene encoding tumor protein p53-inducible nuclear protein 2 encodes MTFQDTVRAERDKQLGDQNNLRRTSNKAGAFLNNSHTRRKKILSPQTDTGLKMIGKILSHLLGNSGDDFEVDDNTFNELMEFEEGGWVIVNLPETSALSAPEADPLENLLIEHPSMSVYQMRSRMSGAEEEEGSDGDEEDNSRPVAVRRHISWCLAAWGVPLPCNIQLLAVQRSRAQHERRKLSRSALHRQNLAKTRFSPSEKHYGHFKQPCQRLYNY; translated from the exons ATGACGTTTCAGGACACAGTCAGGGCTGAGAGAGATAAACAACTTGGCGATCAAAACAATCTCCGAAGAACGAGCAACAAAGCTGGAGCATTTCTGAATAACAGCCACACCAGAAGGAAGAAGATTTTATCCCCTCAG ACTGACACAGGCTTAAAGATGATTGGGAAGATTCTCTCTCACCTGCTTGGGAACTCAGGCGATGACTTTGAGGTTGATGACAACACCTTTAATGAACTAATGGAGTTTGAGGAGGGAGGATGGGTCATTGTTAACCTCCCAG AGACCAGCGCGCTCTCAGCCCCTGAGGCGGATCCTCTGGAGAACCTGCTGATTGAGCATCCCAGCATGTCTGTCTACCAGATGAGGAGCAGGATgagtggagcagaggaggaggaaggctctgatggagatgaagaggaCAACTCCAG GCCTGTGGCGGTGAGGCGGCACATCTCCTGGTGTCTGGCTGCCTGGGGGGTTCCTCTGCCCTGCAACATCCAGCTGCTGGCCGTCCAGAGATCCAGGGCTCAGCACGAGCGCAGGAAGCTGAGCCGCAGCGCCCTCCACAGGCAGAACCTGGCTAAGACACGATTCTCTCCTTCAGAGAAACACTACGGCCACTTCAAACAGCCCTGCCAGCGCCTCTACAACTACTGA